One Gelria sp. Kuro-4 DNA segment encodes these proteins:
- a CDS encoding nucleotidyltransferase family protein, giving the protein MLDREEFKRLHQKILDREAAEARRREAAAWERARAVAAWLRREHGVRQVYLYGSLAWGGFWEHSDIDLLVEGFPADGDFWAMQAGADHIGAPFPISIIVEEDAVPSLQVKAKARGVKLLEGQ; this is encoded by the coding sequence ATGCTCGACCGCGAGGAGTTTAAACGCTTACATCAAAAAATTCTGGACCGCGAGGCGGCTGAAGCACGCCGGCGGGAGGCGGCGGCCTGGGAGCGGGCTCGGGCTGTGGCTGCCTGGCTGCGGCGGGAGCACGGTGTCCGGCAGGTGTACCTTTATGGCTCTTTGGCCTGGGGTGGCTTCTGGGAACACTCAGACATCGATCTTTTGGTGGAGGGTTTCCCGGCCGACGGAGATTTTTGGGCTATGCAGGCGGGCGCCGATCACATCGGCGCACCCTTTCCTATCAGCATCATTGTAGAGGAAGACGCGGTGCCGTCGCTCCAGGTTAAGGCCAAAGCAAGGGGGGTTAAGCTGCTTGAAGGTCAGTGA
- the rbr gene encoding rubrerythrin has translation MDLKGTKTEKNLLAAFAGESQARNKYTYFASVAKKEGYEQIAGIFLETAENEKEHAKVWAKFLGLIGDTAKNLAEAIQGEHYEWTEMYKEFARTAREEGFEEIAQVMEEIAEVEAAHEARYRQLAERLKDGTLFQRSTPIRWRCRNCGYIYEGTEPPAVCPACAHPRAFYEPAAENY, from the coding sequence TTGGACCTCAAGGGAACAAAGACGGAAAAGAACCTGCTCGCCGCCTTCGCCGGGGAATCGCAGGCACGTAACAAATACACATACTTCGCTTCCGTAGCCAAGAAAGAAGGCTACGAACAGATCGCCGGTATCTTCCTTGAGACGGCCGAGAACGAGAAGGAACACGCAAAGGTATGGGCCAAGTTTCTCGGCCTGATCGGCGACACCGCCAAGAATCTCGCAGAAGCCATCCAGGGCGAGCACTACGAATGGACCGAAATGTACAAAGAGTTTGCCCGGACGGCCCGCGAAGAAGGTTTCGAGGAAATCGCGCAGGTCATGGAAGAGATAGCCGAGGTGGAGGCCGCCCATGAGGCCCGGTACCGGCAGCTGGCGGAGCGCCTCAAAGATGGCACACTCTTTCAGCGCAGCACCCCCATCCGTTGGCGCTGCCGCAACTGCGGTTACATCTACGAGGGCACAGAGCCTCCGGCGGTGTGCCCCGCCTGCGCCCACCCGCGCGCTTTCTACGAGCCGGCCGCTGAGAATTACTAG